One genomic window of Salvia miltiorrhiza cultivar Shanhuang (shh) chromosome 4, IMPLAD_Smil_shh, whole genome shotgun sequence includes the following:
- the LOC131022987 gene encoding cytosolic sulfotransferase 5-like, protein MHPFGPFVEHVVGYWEESRKRPKKILFLKYEELKADPKMQLLKIAEFMGRPFGDDEEGEVDEILDRCSLERLKNLEVNKSGSHFISVPNSSFFRKGGVGDSKNYLTPEMEMQIHQTITLKLEAIGLCF, encoded by the coding sequence ATGCATCCATTCGGGCCTTTCGTCGAACATGTGGTGGGGTATTGGGAGGAGAGCAGGAAAAGGCCTAAGAAAATATTGTTTCTCAAATATGAAGAGCTCAAAGCTGACCCCAAgatgcaacttttgaagattgcTGAGTTTATGGGGAGACCATTTGGAGACGATGAAGAAGGAGAAGTTGATGAGATTTTGGACAGGTGCAGTTTGGAGAGGCTCAAGAATTTGGAGGTGAATAAGAGTGGGTCCCATTTCATAAGCGTTCCAAACAGTTCCTTTTTTCGGAAAGGTGGAGTCGGGGACTCGAAGAACTATTTGACGCCAGAGATGGAAATGCAGATCCACCAAACAATTACTCTCAAGCTCGAGGCCATTGGTCTCTGTTTTTAA